Proteins co-encoded in one Rhopalosiphum maidis isolate BTI-1 chromosome 2, ASM367621v3, whole genome shotgun sequence genomic window:
- the LOC113554095 gene encoding programmed cell death protein 2 → MSVMLGTIDEHSITESYKFSSAYFPSKVGGKPAWLDLFSIPEASELVCLKCNIPLVFLCQLYAPINEQNCFHRTLFVFYCNECKDGRTFAVFRSQLYRINEFYPDEPAEPEDENVSPVMCGIKLCKVCGCKATAEFENIYCSSHHKNIDLNKELRDKFIVVLPEYIINEVSDESSENSSLNSNDDDSDCSENTNEEAHIPKGSLQDMDGLDEALLEMAYGGDKDDKYFEKFKKSISSVPEQIIRYNRLESPLWICSKSIPETNDIPSCQYCGNQRSFEFQIMPQILSYLKLPESSTQESFNFGVLAVYTCPKSCDPGQKYKKEFLWEQCPL, encoded by the exons ATGTCTGTAATGTTGGGTACTATTGATGAACATTCGATCACCGAGTCTTACAAATTTAGTAGTGCTTATTTTCCATCTAAAGTGGGTGGAAAACCAGCTTGGTTAGATTTGTTTAGTATTCCAGAAGCAAGTGAGCTTGTCTGTTTGAAGTGTAATATTCCTCTAGTTTTCTTGTGTCAATTGTATGCACCAATTAATGAACAAAATTGTTTCCATCGAACTTTGTTTGTGTTCTATTGCAATGAGTGCAAAGATGGAAGAACATTTGCCGTATTCAGGTCTCAGCTATATAGAATAAATGAATTCTATCCAGATGAACCAGCTGAACCTGAAGATGAAAATGTTTCACCTGTTATGTGtggaataaaattatgtaaa gtaTGCGGATGCAAGGCGACAGcggaatttgaaaatatttattgcagttcacaccataaaaatattgatttaaataaagaattgAGAGACaa ATTCATTGTGGTGTTACCAGAATATATCATCAATGAAGTTTCAGATGAAAGTTCAGAAAATTCATCATTGAATAGCAATGATGATGATAGTGATTGTAGTGAAAATACTAATGAGGAGGCTCATATTCCAAAAGGATCTCTGCAAG ATATGGATGGTTTAGATGAAGCTTTGTTAGAAATGGCTTATGGAGGTGACAaagatgataaatattttgagaagtttaaaaaatcaatatcttCAGTTCCTGaacaaattattag gtACAACCGTTTAGAGTCACCATTGTGGATCTGTTCTAAAAGCATTCCCGAGACTAATGATATACCATCTTGCCAATATTGTGGTAATCAAAGAAGTTTTGAGTTTCAA ataatgcCACAAATTTTATCCTACTTAAAATTGCCAGAATCTTCAACTCAAGAATCATTCAACTTCGGTGTTTTAGCCGTCTATACTTGTCCTAAAAGTTGCGATCctggtcaaaaatataaaaaagaatttttgtGGGAACAGTGTCcactatga